The following proteins are encoded in a genomic region of Cellulomonas sp. ES6:
- a CDS encoding ATP-dependent Clp protease ATP-binding subunit, translating to MFERFTDRARRVVVLAQEEARMLNHNYIGTEHILLGLIHEGEGVAAKALESLNISLDAVRAQVQEIIGEGQQAPSGHIPFTPRAKKVLELSLREALQLGHNYIGTEHILLGLIREGEGVAAQVLGKLGADLNRVRQQVIQLLSGYQGKEPVSAGGPQEGQPSGSAVLDQFGRNLTQAAREGKLDPVIGREKEIERVMQVLSRRTKNNPVLIGEPGVGKTAVVEGLAQDIVRGDVPETLKDKQLYTLDLGALVAGSRYRGDFEERLKKVLKEIRTRGDIILFIDEIHTLVGAGAAEGAIDAASILKPMLARGELQTVGATTLDEYRKYVEKDPALERRFQPIQVSEPNLQHAIEILKGLRDRYEAHHRVSITDGALVAAATLADRYVNDRFLPDKAIDLVDEAGARLRIRRMTAPPELRELDEQIAETRRDKESAIDEQDFEKAARLRDQEKQLGLKRQEKEKAWKSGDLDAVAEVDEELIAEVLALATGIPVFKLTEEESSRLLKMEDELHKRVVGQEAAIKALSQAIRRTRAGLKDPKRPGGSFIFAGPTGVGKTELAKALAEFLFGDEDALIQLDMSEFSEKHTVSRLFGSPPGYVGYDEGGQLTEKVRRRPFSVVLFDEVEKAHADIFNSLLQILEDGRLTDSQGRVVDFKNTVIIMTTNLGTRDIAKGVQTGFQAGGDLSTSYERMKAKVNDELKTHFRPEFLNRVDDVVVFPQLSQPEIFAIVDLMIAKLDARLRDKDMGIELTEAAKKLLSEKGYDPVLGARPLRRAIQREIEDALSEKILFGELHAGQQVVVDAHGEGILGEFTFRGEARGPRTKEPVAVGAHSAGTPGSGADVPPAPPIASSGDGGTGLMPA from the coding sequence ATGTTCGAGAGATTCACGGACCGAGCCCGTCGCGTGGTCGTCCTCGCCCAGGAAGAGGCGCGGATGCTCAACCACAACTACATCGGCACCGAGCACATCCTCCTGGGTCTCATCCACGAGGGGGAGGGTGTCGCGGCCAAGGCGCTCGAGTCGCTCAACATCTCGCTCGACGCGGTGCGCGCCCAGGTGCAGGAGATCATCGGCGAGGGCCAGCAGGCCCCCAGCGGGCACATCCCGTTCACGCCGCGCGCCAAGAAGGTGCTGGAGCTGTCGCTGCGCGAGGCGCTGCAGCTCGGCCACAACTACATCGGGACCGAGCACATCCTGCTCGGCCTCATCCGCGAGGGCGAGGGCGTCGCGGCGCAGGTGCTCGGCAAGCTCGGCGCGGACCTGAACCGCGTCCGCCAGCAGGTCATCCAGCTCCTGTCCGGCTACCAGGGCAAGGAGCCGGTCTCGGCCGGCGGCCCGCAGGAGGGTCAGCCCTCGGGCTCCGCCGTCCTCGACCAGTTCGGCCGCAACCTGACGCAGGCCGCGCGCGAGGGCAAGCTCGACCCGGTCATCGGGCGCGAGAAGGAGATCGAGCGGGTCATGCAGGTGCTGTCCCGCCGCACCAAGAACAACCCGGTGCTGATCGGCGAGCCCGGCGTCGGCAAGACGGCGGTCGTCGAGGGCCTGGCCCAGGACATCGTCCGGGGCGACGTGCCGGAGACGCTGAAGGACAAGCAGCTCTACACGCTGGACCTCGGCGCCCTGGTGGCCGGTTCCCGGTACCGCGGTGACTTCGAGGAGCGCCTGAAGAAGGTGCTCAAGGAGATCCGCACGCGCGGCGACATCATCCTGTTCATCGACGAGATCCACACCCTCGTGGGTGCGGGTGCCGCCGAGGGCGCGATCGACGCCGCGAGCATCCTCAAGCCGATGCTGGCCCGCGGCGAGCTGCAGACCGTCGGCGCGACGACCCTGGACGAGTACCGCAAGTACGTGGAGAAGGACCCGGCCCTCGAGCGCCGGTTCCAGCCCATCCAGGTCTCTGAGCCGAACCTCCAGCACGCCATCGAGATCCTCAAGGGCCTGCGCGACCGGTACGAGGCGCACCACCGCGTCTCGATCACCGACGGCGCCCTCGTGGCCGCCGCGACGCTGGCCGACCGGTACGTCAACGACCGGTTCCTGCCGGACAAGGCGATCGACCTGGTCGACGAGGCCGGCGCCCGCCTGCGCATCCGCCGCATGACGGCCCCGCCGGAGCTGCGCGAGCTCGACGAGCAGATCGCCGAGACGCGCCGCGACAAGGAGTCGGCGATCGACGAGCAGGACTTCGAGAAGGCCGCGCGCCTGCGCGACCAGGAGAAGCAGCTCGGCCTCAAGCGCCAGGAGAAGGAGAAGGCCTGGAAGTCGGGCGACCTGGACGCGGTCGCCGAGGTCGACGAGGAGCTCATCGCCGAGGTGCTGGCGCTGGCCACCGGGATCCCGGTGTTCAAGCTCACCGAGGAGGAGTCGAGCCGGCTGCTCAAGATGGAGGACGAGCTGCACAAGCGGGTCGTCGGCCAGGAGGCGGCCATCAAGGCGCTCTCGCAGGCCATCCGCCGCACGCGTGCGGGTCTGAAGGACCCGAAGCGCCCGGGTGGGTCGTTCATCTTCGCCGGTCCCACCGGCGTCGGGAAGACGGAGCTGGCCAAGGCGCTCGCCGAGTTCCTGTTCGGGGACGAGGACGCGCTGATCCAGCTCGACATGTCCGAGTTCTCGGAGAAGCACACCGTCTCGCGGCTGTTCGGCTCGCCCCCCGGCTACGTCGGGTACGACGAGGGCGGCCAGCTCACGGAGAAGGTGCGCCGTCGTCCGTTCTCGGTCGTGCTGTTCGACGAGGTCGAGAAGGCCCACGCGGACATCTTCAACTCGCTGCTGCAGATCCTCGAGGACGGTCGCCTGACCGACTCGCAGGGCCGAGTGGTCGACTTCAAGAACACCGTGATCATCATGACCACCAACCTCGGCACCCGGGACATCGCCAAGGGCGTCCAGACCGGCTTCCAGGCCGGCGGCGACCTGTCGACGTCGTACGAGCGCATGAAGGCGAAGGTCAACGACGAGCTCAAGACGCACTTCCGTCCGGAGTTCCTCAACCGCGTCGACGACGTGGTCGTGTTCCCGCAGCTCTCGCAGCCGGAGATCTTCGCGATCGTCGACCTGATGATCGCCAAGCTCGACGCCCGCCTGCGGGACAAGGACATGGGCATCGAGCTCACCGAGGCGGCCAAGAAGCTGCTCTCGGAGAAGGGCTACGACCCGGTCCTGGGCGCCCGGCCGCTGCGCCGCGCGATCCAGCGGGAGATCGAGGACGCGCTGTCCGAGAAGATCCTGTTCGGGGAGCTGCACGCGGGTCAGCAGGTGGTCGTGGACGCGCACGGCGAGGGCATCCTCGGCGAGTTCACGTTCCGCGGCGAGGCCCGGGGGCCGCGCACGAAGGAGCCGGTGGCCGTGGGGGCGCACTCCGCGGGCACGCCGGGCTCCGGCGCGGACGTCCCGCCGGCGCCGCCGATCGCGTCGTCCGGTGACGGCGGCACGGGCCTGATGCCGGCCTGA
- a CDS encoding methyl-accepting chemotaxis protein has translation MAAAPGQPTSGTRRWTGVRAKVLGVAAIGAATAVAAGVASQVALGGVSEANERLADLQEVSTQVGEVRTMNSDVSGWQVAYAWDTRRIGGPEAVADANPNRAGYLDSAQSLRDTLATVDTGALTPEERSTFSDIVSLWDDFFAADDRVVEAYREGTPESLDAGDALVTGDAYDVYYAIGDATTSLLDSLRDRTVTATQDAASTARTGRVATGVVIALGVALALLLGLRTSSSMARAAGRVRATAEAMATGDLTQVPDVRTRDELGEMASALATAQTSLRAAMAGVVETAHTVASAAEELSAASAEVAAGTDETSAQAGVVAAAAEQVSRNVQTVAAGAEQMGASIREIAQNASQAAKVAGQATSAAATTNEQVARLGSSSQEIGNVVKVITSIAEQTNLLALNATIEAARAGEAGKGFAVVAGEVKELAQETAKATEDIARRVEAIQGDTTGAVAAIGEISQIIASINDYQLTIASAVEEQTATTNEMSRSVAEAATGSGEIATNITGVASAAASSSQIVGQVGGAVRELARMSEELRSRVAQFTY, from the coding sequence ATGGCAGCAGCACCGGGGCAGCCGACGTCGGGAACGCGGCGGTGGACGGGGGTCCGGGCGAAGGTCCTGGGCGTCGCGGCGATCGGGGCGGCCACGGCCGTCGCCGCGGGCGTCGCCTCGCAGGTGGCGCTCGGTGGCGTGTCCGAGGCGAACGAGCGTCTCGCGGACCTGCAGGAGGTCTCGACCCAGGTCGGCGAGGTCCGCACCATGAACTCGGACGTGTCCGGCTGGCAGGTGGCGTACGCGTGGGACACGCGGCGGATCGGCGGGCCCGAGGCCGTCGCCGACGCCAACCCGAACCGCGCCGGCTACCTGGACTCGGCGCAGAGCCTGCGCGACACGCTCGCGACGGTGGACACCGGCGCGCTCACCCCCGAGGAGCGGTCGACGTTCTCGGACATCGTGTCGCTCTGGGACGACTTCTTCGCGGCGGACGACCGCGTCGTGGAGGCGTACCGCGAGGGCACCCCCGAGTCGCTCGACGCCGGCGACGCGCTCGTCACCGGTGACGCCTACGACGTCTACTACGCGATCGGCGACGCGACCACGTCCCTGCTGGACTCGCTGCGTGACCGGACGGTCACGGCGACGCAGGACGCCGCGTCGACCGCCCGCACCGGGCGCGTCGCGACCGGGGTCGTCATCGCGCTGGGGGTCGCGCTCGCGCTGCTCCTGGGGCTGCGGACCTCCTCGTCGATGGCCCGCGCCGCCGGCCGCGTCCGCGCGACCGCCGAGGCGATGGCTACCGGGGACCTCACCCAGGTGCCCGACGTGCGCACCCGCGACGAGCTCGGCGAGATGGCGTCGGCGCTCGCCACCGCGCAGACCAGCCTGCGGGCGGCGATGGCCGGCGTGGTCGAGACGGCGCACACCGTGGCGTCCGCCGCCGAGGAGCTGTCCGCGGCGTCCGCCGAGGTCGCCGCCGGCACCGACGAGACGTCCGCGCAAGCGGGTGTGGTGGCGGCTGCCGCGGAGCAGGTGTCGCGCAACGTGCAGACGGTCGCGGCGGGTGCCGAGCAGATGGGGGCGAGCATCCGGGAGATCGCGCAGAACGCGTCGCAGGCGGCGAAGGTCGCCGGTCAGGCGACGTCGGCGGCGGCCACGACCAACGAGCAGGTCGCGCGCCTGGGGTCCTCGTCGCAGGAGATCGGGAACGTGGTGAAGGTCATCACGTCGATCGCGGAGCAGACGAACCTGCTGGCGCTGAACGCGACGATCGAGGCGGCTCGGGCCGGTGAGGCGGGCAAGGGCTTCGCGGTGGTCGCCGGCGAGGTGAAGGAACTGGCGCAGGAGACGGCGAAGGCGACGGAGGACATCGCCCGGCGGGTGGAGGCGATCCAGGGCGACACCACGGGTGCGGTGGCCGCGATCGGGGAGATCTCCCAGATCATCGCGTCGATCAACGACTACCAGCTGACGATCGCCTCGGCCGTGGAGGAGCAGACCGCCACGACCAACGAGATGTCCCGCTCCGTGGCCGAGGCCGCGACGGGCTCGGGAGAGATCGCCACGAACATCACCGGCGTCGCCTCCGCCGCCGCGTCGTCGTCGCAGATCGTCGGGCAGGTCGGCGGAGCGGTCCGCGAGCTCGCGCGCATGTCGGAAGAGCTCCGGTCGCGCGTCGCGCAGTTCACGTACTGA
- a CDS encoding Cof-type HAD-IIB family hydrolase, with the protein MPTSTAVPVTDPPALPQDLDIRLVVSDMDGSLLDEQGRVPEAFWPVLEELERRGIAFCPASGRQYANLRELFRQHGRDLVCIAENGAYVGQGDVALSTDPLPAHDVPGVVGRVRGLAAAGRDVGMVLCGRRAGYVERGDGPFFEHAARHYAWLEQVDDLTAVDDEVLKIAVFDFGSVEEATAPAFADLEPRLRVLVSGQHWLDVMNPDADKGHALRRVQERLGVTAAQTMAFGDYLNDAGLLDAAQWSFAMDNAHPDVRARARYVVPSNARHGVVLTLEALLATTPGA; encoded by the coding sequence GTGCCGACCTCCACCGCCGTGCCCGTGACCGACCCGCCCGCGCTCCCCCAGGACCTCGACATCCGGCTGGTGGTGTCCGACATGGACGGGTCGCTGCTCGACGAGCAGGGCCGCGTGCCGGAGGCGTTCTGGCCGGTGCTGGAGGAGCTGGAGCGCCGGGGCATCGCGTTCTGCCCGGCCAGCGGACGCCAGTACGCGAACCTGCGCGAGCTGTTCCGGCAGCACGGCCGCGACCTGGTGTGCATCGCCGAGAACGGGGCGTACGTGGGCCAGGGCGACGTGGCGCTGTCCACCGACCCGCTGCCGGCGCACGACGTGCCGGGGGTCGTCGGGCGGGTGCGGGGCCTCGCGGCGGCGGGCCGCGACGTCGGCATGGTGCTGTGCGGCCGGCGCGCCGGGTACGTCGAGCGCGGCGACGGCCCGTTCTTCGAGCACGCCGCGCGGCACTACGCGTGGCTGGAGCAGGTGGACGACCTGACCGCGGTCGACGACGAGGTGCTGAAGATCGCGGTCTTCGACTTCGGCTCGGTCGAGGAGGCCACCGCGCCGGCGTTCGCGGACCTGGAGCCGCGGCTGCGGGTGCTCGTGTCGGGTCAGCACTGGCTCGACGTGATGAACCCCGACGCCGACAAGGGCCACGCGCTGCGCCGCGTCCAGGAACGGCTCGGCGTGACGGCCGCGCAGACGATGGCGTTCGGGGACTACCTGAACGACGCGGGTCTGCTGGACGCCGCGCAGTGGTCGTTCGCGATGGACAACGCGCACCCGGACGTGCGGGCCCGGGCGCGGTACGTCGTGCCGTCGAACGCCCGCCACGGCGTGGTCCTCACGCTGGAGGCGCTGCTCGCCACGACGCCCGGAGCCTGA
- a CDS encoding thioesterase family protein codes for MTDTLARTSPDGRRGRVTMQVRWSDVDLFAHVNNAAYLRFLDDARFALFPSMGVDPAGRPTDSLLVVVKHEIEYLAPLSFRPAPVAVDVWVPRIGRSSVDFAYEVLDPDGDDPVVYLSARSRMVQLDRGTHEPRAFTAGERAVFEQYPGEAPPLHPW; via the coding sequence GTGACCGACACCCTCGCCCGCACCTCGCCCGACGGACGGCGCGGACGCGTCACCATGCAGGTCCGCTGGTCCGACGTCGACCTGTTCGCGCACGTCAACAACGCCGCCTACCTGCGGTTCCTCGACGACGCGCGGTTCGCGCTGTTCCCCTCGATGGGCGTCGACCCCGCCGGGCGGCCCACCGACTCGCTGCTGGTGGTGGTCAAGCACGAGATCGAGTACCTCGCGCCGCTGTCCTTCCGGCCGGCGCCCGTCGCGGTGGACGTCTGGGTGCCCCGCATCGGGCGGTCCTCGGTGGACTTCGCCTACGAGGTGCTCGACCCCGACGGCGACGACCCCGTCGTCTACCTGAGCGCCCGCTCCCGCATGGTCCAGCTCGACCGCGGGACCCACGAGCCGCGCGCGTTCACGGCCGGGGAGCGGGCCGTGTTCGAGCAGTACCCGGGCGAGGCGCCGCCGCTGCACCCCTGGTAG
- a CDS encoding VOC family protein: MATTVHPFLWFDREAEQAAALYVSLIPRSRVLGTRRYPEGSPGGVGGSVMSVSFELDGVPVEALNAGPQFPFTEAFSFVVTVDDQAELDRVWDGLLAGGGEPSQCGWLKDRFGLSWQVVPRALDELLQDPDPDRAGRATQAMLGMQKLDVAALRAAADGGPTLTR; this comes from the coding sequence GTGGCGACGACCGTGCACCCGTTCCTGTGGTTCGACCGCGAGGCCGAGCAGGCCGCCGCGCTGTACGTGTCGCTGATCCCGCGCTCCCGGGTGCTGGGCACCCGCCGGTACCCCGAGGGGTCGCCGGGCGGCGTCGGCGGCTCGGTGATGTCGGTGTCGTTCGAGCTCGACGGCGTGCCCGTGGAGGCCCTCAACGCCGGGCCGCAGTTCCCGTTCACGGAGGCGTTCTCGTTCGTCGTGACCGTCGACGACCAGGCGGAGCTGGACCGCGTCTGGGACGGCCTGCTCGCGGGCGGCGGCGAGCCCTCGCAGTGCGGCTGGCTCAAGGACCGGTTCGGCCTGTCGTGGCAGGTCGTCCCGCGCGCGCTCGACGAGCTCCTGCAGGACCCCGACCCGGACCGCGCCGGCCGCGCGACGCAGGCGATGCTGGGCATGCAGAAGCTCGACGTCGCGGCGCTGCGGGCGGCCGCCGACGGCGGACCTACGCTGACCCGGTGA
- a CDS encoding MFS transporter has protein sequence MTTDEGTAAARTAAGATGPGAGPAAGATGPGAGPAAGATGPGAGPAGSGADAGGATPPPVPARVAVGAAYAAQGFGYATVVTALPAFKQRQGIDDTAVSLVVLLVCVAAAAGSVVAERLATRRGSRRALLAGLGVQAVALPLVAGSTPMVPFVAGFAVYGLGLGMVDAAGGIQGVLVQRRYGRPVMSGFFACYTAAAVLGALVMSALVGAAAVPGAAGALVVAAVVLAGALLLGRHRLVGTDLALAGAPGPAATAGAGDPVAAVSAPAGGAAPGSAVPGVAPGVLLPPGPPRRPLPTRGIWLVGSVVLAAFVADSAVSTWSTVYLHDVLLASAAVAPLGYAAYQAAILLTRLAGDRLVTRTGRGPLVATTAVAAAVGLVLVALVPSPVAAVAGFAVVGVGVGALVPLAFSAAGDLDPDRVDEVVARVNVFNYAGAVLGAVAVGLLADGPGLALAFLLPAALVAPVAATAGRLAPGRLAAAR, from the coding sequence ATGACGACGGACGAGGGGACGGCCGCGGCGCGGACGGCGGCGGGAGCGACCGGGCCGGGGGCCGGGCCCGCTGCGGGAGCGACCGGGCCGGGGGCCGGGCCCGCTGCGGGAGCGACCGGGCCGGGGGCCGGGCCCGCGGGGAGCGGGGCGGACGCGGGCGGCGCGACGCCTCCGCCCGTCCCGGCCCGGGTGGCCGTCGGGGCGGCGTACGCGGCGCAGGGCTTCGGCTACGCGACCGTCGTCACCGCGCTGCCGGCGTTCAAGCAGCGGCAGGGGATCGACGACACCGCCGTGTCGCTCGTCGTGCTGCTGGTGTGCGTGGCGGCGGCCGCCGGGTCGGTCGTCGCCGAGAGGCTCGCGACCCGGCGGGGCAGCCGCCGCGCCCTGCTCGCCGGCCTGGGGGTGCAGGCGGTCGCCCTGCCGCTCGTCGCCGGGTCGACGCCGATGGTGCCGTTCGTCGCCGGGTTCGCGGTGTACGGCCTGGGGCTCGGGATGGTGGACGCCGCCGGCGGGATCCAGGGGGTCCTCGTGCAGCGCCGCTACGGCCGCCCGGTGATGTCCGGGTTCTTCGCCTGCTACACGGCCGCGGCCGTGCTGGGGGCGCTCGTCATGTCGGCGCTGGTCGGCGCGGCTGCCGTGCCCGGCGCCGCGGGGGCGCTGGTGGTCGCGGCGGTCGTGCTCGCCGGGGCGCTGCTGCTGGGCCGGCACCGGCTGGTCGGCACCGACCTGGCGCTCGCGGGGGCGCCCGGCCCGGCGGCGACCGCCGGTGCGGGGGACCCCGTCGCCGCGGTGTCCGCGCCCGCGGGCGGGGCCGCCCCCGGCTCGGCCGTGCCCGGAGTCGCCCCCGGCGTGCTGCTGCCGCCCGGCCCGCCCCGGCGCCCGCTCCCGACGCGCGGCATCTGGCTGGTCGGCAGCGTCGTGCTGGCCGCGTTCGTCGCCGACTCGGCGGTGAGCACCTGGAGCACCGTCTACCTGCACGACGTGCTGCTGGCGTCCGCCGCCGTGGCCCCGCTCGGGTACGCCGCGTACCAGGCCGCGATCCTCCTGACCCGCCTGGCGGGCGACCGGCTGGTGACCCGGACGGGCCGCGGGCCGCTGGTCGCGACGACGGCCGTGGCCGCCGCGGTGGGGCTGGTCCTCGTGGCGCTGGTGCCCAGCCCGGTCGCCGCCGTCGCGGGCTTCGCCGTCGTCGGGGTCGGGGTGGGAGCGCTCGTGCCGCTGGCGTTCTCCGCGGCGGGCGACCTCGACCCGGACCGCGTCGACGAGGTCGTCGCCCGCGTGAACGTCTTCAACTACGCCGGAGCGGTGCTCGGGGCGGTGGCGGTGGGGCTGCTCGCCGACGGTCCCGGGCTGGCGCTGGCGTTCCTGCTCCCCGCGGCCCTCGTCGCGCCGGTCGCGGCGACGGCGGGGAGGCTGGCGCCGGGGAGGCTCGCGGCGGCACGGTGA
- a CDS encoding aminotransferase class III-fold pyridoxal phosphate-dependent enzyme — MTTTTPTVPYTHARSRELFERALKVVPSGVYGHQGPAEGCAIPVSAYPLFSQRAEGTRFWDVDGNEYIDYMCGYGPNVLGYGDPDVTAAAAAQQRLEDVVTVPSTVMIDFAELLVDTVASADWAFFAKNGGDVTTLAVMTARAATRRKKIVFFEGFYHGVAPWTQKLDYPGVLEEDVAHNLYAPWDDLPALERLFSEHRGQIAGLIAQPYLHGNFADNRLPSPGYWQAVRRLCDEHGVVLIVDDVRAGFRLDLAGSDHHFGFRADLICFCKALANGYNVSALCGTDALKDVVSSLTYTGSYWMSAVPFAAGIATITKLRELDAPALFDRLGTELTTGLVSAAADHGLTLVASGAPSLFYLRLAEDDSLMLHQEWVAECVRRGVYLTSHHNHFINAALTSADIARTVEVAHEAFGVLRDRHPGLGG, encoded by the coding sequence ATGACCACCACCACCCCGACCGTCCCGTACACCCACGCCCGCAGCCGCGAGCTGTTCGAGCGGGCCCTGAAGGTCGTGCCGTCCGGCGTCTACGGCCACCAGGGCCCCGCGGAGGGCTGCGCGATCCCGGTGTCCGCCTACCCGCTGTTCTCGCAGCGCGCGGAGGGCACCCGGTTCTGGGACGTCGACGGCAACGAGTACATCGACTACATGTGCGGCTACGGCCCGAACGTGCTCGGCTACGGCGACCCGGACGTCACCGCCGCGGCTGCCGCGCAGCAGCGCCTCGAGGACGTCGTCACCGTCCCGTCGACGGTGATGATCGACTTCGCGGAGCTGCTGGTCGACACGGTGGCCAGCGCGGACTGGGCGTTCTTCGCGAAGAACGGCGGCGACGTCACGACGCTCGCCGTCATGACCGCCCGCGCGGCCACCCGGCGCAAGAAGATCGTGTTCTTCGAGGGCTTCTACCACGGGGTCGCGCCCTGGACGCAGAAGCTCGACTACCCCGGGGTGCTGGAGGAGGACGTCGCGCACAACCTCTATGCGCCGTGGGACGACCTGCCGGCGCTCGAGCGGCTGTTCTCGGAGCACCGCGGGCAGATCGCCGGGCTGATCGCCCAGCCGTACCTGCACGGCAACTTCGCGGACAACCGGCTGCCGTCGCCCGGCTACTGGCAGGCGGTGCGGCGGCTGTGCGACGAGCACGGCGTGGTGCTGATCGTCGACGACGTGCGGGCCGGGTTCCGCCTCGACCTGGCCGGGTCGGACCACCACTTCGGGTTCCGGGCGGACCTCATATGCTTCTGCAAGGCGCTCGCCAACGGGTACAACGTGTCGGCGCTGTGCGGGACGGACGCGCTCAAGGACGTCGTCAGCTCGCTCACCTACACCGGGTCCTACTGGATGAGCGCCGTCCCGTTCGCCGCGGGCATCGCGACGATCACCAAGCTGCGCGAGCTCGACGCGCCGGCGCTGTTCGACCGGCTCGGCACGGAGCTGACGACCGGCCTCGTGTCCGCCGCCGCCGACCACGGGCTCACGCTGGTGGCCTCGGGCGCGCCGTCGCTGTTCTACCTGCGGCTGGCCGAGGACGACTCGCTGATGCTGCACCAGGAGTGGGTCGCCGAGTGCGTGCGGCGCGGGGTGTACCTGACGTCGCACCACAACCACTTCATCAACGCGGCGCTGACCTCCGCGGACATCGCGCGCACGGTCGAGGTCGCGCACGAGGCGTTCGGGGTGCTGCGGGACCGGCACCCCGGGCTCGGCGGGTAG